From Anopheles darlingi chromosome 2, idAnoDarlMG_H_01, whole genome shotgun sequence, the proteins below share one genomic window:
- the LOC125949132 gene encoding juvenile hormone esterase, translating into MYAIRLFILSLAAIGVHSSYALPPSTFGEAIASAGQLSNKLKETVAWKTFTGIARDSDSINSLVRIIPRTTMGFVRDVVSSFKRESRAIILTKNGALEGRLQQVKGGGSGFFYAFKGIRYGQAPIGELRFRAPIPETPWKGIRSANQEGSVCPHRNMILDNYKGNEDCLFLNVYSPELPVGEDNPSLPVFVWIHGGAFSFGSGNSFLYGPDYLVPNGVVLVTFNYRLGPLGFLSVGRDSPGNAGLKDQLLALKWVQENIAAFGGDPDQVTIFGQSAGAVSVQLLTLSPLTKGLFHRAIAQSGSVLNPWAIARDTKRRAFHLGQLLGIRTNDTDELLGQLRRVPPQKIVDAALKTLTAEDVRKSIGLPFVPSLEDWTGEDASSDEPLLREEPLELLKSGRYHHVPMIVGFNSHEAMLFLRRVRKDPNLLQTLDSDFERLIPTNLHVNRESDEGREFASKMKQFYLGDRHVSNETIQEMMNLMSDVMFLHGITDVARIHASHNGPNSTWVYRFGYDGALGIYKRILGINWPGACHGDELGYLFHFGFLNLRLDSSSPELQVMQKMTRMWTNFAKYGNPTPFGEDELVLGINWPSVIPNTTTELPYLDIAGSLASKINPDAVRLRFWDDAFTQYNGNLL; encoded by the exons ATGTACGCGATCCGCCTGTTCATTCTGTCACTGGCTGCCATCGGAGTGCACTCCAGTTATGCACTGCCACCGTCCACGTTTGGCGAGGCGATCGCTAGTGCCGGCCAGTTGTCGAACAAATTGAAG GAAACGGTCGCATGGAAAACGTTCACCGGCATTGCGCGCGATTCCGACTCGATCAATTCGCTGGTGCGGATCATACCGCGTACGACGATGGGTTTCGTGCGGGATGTGGTCAGTTCGTTCAAGCGCGAGTCGCGTGCCATCATTCTCACCAAAAACGGTGCCCTGGAGGGACGATTGCAGCAGGTGAAGGGTGGCGGATCGGGCTTCTTCTACGCGTTCAAGGGCATCCGGTACGGACAGGCCCCGATCGGTGAGCTACGGTTCCGTGCGCCCATCCCGGAGACTCCCTGGAAGGGCATCCGAAGTGCAAACCAGGAGGGTTCCGTTTGTCCTCATCGTAACATGATACTGGACAACTATAAGGGCAACGAGGACTGTCTGTTCCTGAATGTGTACTCACCGGAGCTACCGGTAGGCGAGGACAACCCGTCGCTGCCCGTGTTCGTGTGGATTCATGGTGGTGCCTTTTCGTTTGGTTCCGGAAATTCC TTCCTCTACGGACCGGACTATCTCGTCCCGAACGGGGTCGTGCTGGTGACATTCAACTATCGTCTTGGGCCACTCGGATTCCTTTCTGTAGGTCGTGACTCACCAGGCAACGCCGGTCTCAAGGATCAG TTGTTGGCGCTCAAGTGGGTTCAGGAGAACATCGCTGCATTCGGTGGCGATCCAGACCAGGTGACCATATTTGGCCAGTCCGCTGGTGCAGTTTCGGTGCAGCTGCTCACGCTATCCCCACTGACGAAGGGGCTCTTCCACAGGGCGATAGCCCAGAGCGGGTCAGTCCTTAATCCGTGGGCCATCGCACGTGACACGAAAAGGCGTGCCTTCCATCTTGGCCAGCTGTTGGGCATTCGGACGAACGATACGGACGAACTGTTGGGCCAGCTACGCCGTGTGCCGCCACAGAAGATCGTAGATGCCGCCCTCAAGACACTGACGGCGGAAGATGTGCGTAAAAGCATCGGGCTACCGTTTGTACCGTCGCTAGAGGACTGGACCGGAGAGGATGCTTCCAGTGATGAGCCGCTGCTGCGGGAAGAACCACTGGAACTGCTGAAGAGTGGCCGCTACCATCACGTCCCAATGATCGTTGGGTTCAACTCGCACGAAGCGATGCTGTTCTTGAGGC GTGTGCGCAAGGATCCAAACCTACTACAAACGCTCGACAGTGACTTTGAGCGGCTGATACCGACCAACCTGCATGTGAACCGTGAATCGGACGAGGGCCGAGAGTTCGCGAGCAAAATGAAACAGTTCTATCTGGGTGATAGACACGTTTCGAACGAAACCATCCAGGAGATGATGAAT CTTATGTCCGATGTGATGTTCCTGCACGGGATAACGGATGTCGCCCGGATACATGCGTCCCACAATGGTCCTAACTCGACCTGGGTGTACCGGTTCGGGTACGATGGTGCGCTCGGTATCTACAAGCGGATACTGGGCATCAATTGGCCCGGTGCTTGCCATGGCGATGAGCTGGGTTACCTGTTTCACTTTGGGTTTCTCAACCTCCGGCTAGACAGTTCGTCTCCCGAGCTCCAGGTGATGCAGAAGATGACCCGCATGTGGACTAATTTCGCAAAGTATGG CAACCCAACGCCTTTCGGTGAGGACGAGCTGGTGCTGGGCATTAACTGGCCATCGGTGATACCGAACACGACGACCGAGCTACCATACCTGGACATCGCTGGGTCGCTTGCTAGCAAAATTAATCCCGATGCGGTAAGGTTACGGTTCTGGGATGATGCCTTCACCCAGTACAATGGCAATTTGCTGTAA
- the LOC125949166 gene encoding RNA-binding protein 4.1 isoform X1, protein MIPQRTKVFVGSLPPATKPEEVRRLFENYGVVTECDVMNRCAFVHMQNQDMAESAIQALHNTTFKGVTIVVERGRVRERPPGGVGGMDSARGRVGAGPMRGSRGGMRSQPYGSYGATRAAPGGGAVAGYGPRASYGTGSRYEGSYRNDVGYSSSSSAYGYGYTSNGGGYGSTRHSSSEDRRGFTLPSYPADQSRAAYGSSYDGYSGYDNYSSGYGYDTSQASTSYQRWPSSSTSAADSYSYGGGYSQAPVDGGAAGPSTDYSQSYPAMGGGSSGYRSPAASAAVPPYRSSESGYGPPPSSSGRRF, encoded by the exons ATGATTCCG CAGAGAACGAAGGTGTTCGTCGGCAGCCTGCCGCCAGCGACCAAGCCGGAGGAGGTGCGGAGATTGTTTGAAAACTATGGCGTCGTGACCGAGTGCGACGTCATGAACCGGTGCGCGTTTGTGCACATGCAGAACCAGGATATGGCCGAGAGCGCAATCCAGGCGCTGCACAACACGACGTTCAAGGGCGTCACAATCGTGGTCGAGCGGGGCCGTGTCCGCGAAAGGCCGCCGGGTGGTGTTGGCGGTATGGATAGTGCGCGCGGGCGCGTCGGTGCCGGACCGATGCGTGGTTCGCGCGGTGGAATGCGAAGTCAACCGTACGGTTCTTACGGAGCGACTCGTGCGGCACCGGGCGGCGGAGCGGTGGCAGGTTATGGGCCACGCGCAAGCTACGGAACCGGCAGCCGCTACGAGGGATCCTACAG GAATGATGTAGGATACAGTTCCTCGAGCAGCGCGTACGGTTACGGGTACACGAGCAACGGCGGAGGTTATGGCAGCACGCGCCACTCGAGTAGTGAAGATCGTCGCGGTTTCACGCTACCCTCATACCCAGCCGATCAGAGCAGAGCGGCGTATGGTAGCTCTTATGATGGCTATTCGGGCTATGATAATTACAGCAGCGGCTATGGATACGATACCAGCCAAGCGTCAACGAGCTACCAACGGTGGCCATCTTCGTCCACTTCTGCGGCAGATAGCTA CTCCTACGGTGGTGGCTATTCGCAGGCaccggtcgatggtggtgccgcgGGCCCAAGCACAGACTATAGTCAATCCTATCCTGCGATGGGTGGTGGCTCATCCGGATACCG CTCGCCGGCGGCCTCTGCCGCTGTGCCACCCTACCGCAGCTCGGAGTCCGGTTACGGACccccaccatcatcctctGGTAGAAGGTTTTGA
- the LOC125949166 gene encoding RNA-binding protein 4.1 isoform X2 — translation MIPRTKVFVGSLPPATKPEEVRRLFENYGVVTECDVMNRCAFVHMQNQDMAESAIQALHNTTFKGVTIVVERGRVRERPPGGVGGMDSARGRVGAGPMRGSRGGMRSQPYGSYGATRAAPGGGAVAGYGPRASYGTGSRYEGSYRNDVGYSSSSSAYGYGYTSNGGGYGSTRHSSSEDRRGFTLPSYPADQSRAAYGSSYDGYSGYDNYSSGYGYDTSQASTSYQRWPSSSTSAADSYSYGGGYSQAPVDGGAAGPSTDYSQSYPAMGGGSSGYRSPAASAAVPPYRSSESGYGPPPSSSGRRF, via the exons ATGATTCCG AGAACGAAGGTGTTCGTCGGCAGCCTGCCGCCAGCGACCAAGCCGGAGGAGGTGCGGAGATTGTTTGAAAACTATGGCGTCGTGACCGAGTGCGACGTCATGAACCGGTGCGCGTTTGTGCACATGCAGAACCAGGATATGGCCGAGAGCGCAATCCAGGCGCTGCACAACACGACGTTCAAGGGCGTCACAATCGTGGTCGAGCGGGGCCGTGTCCGCGAAAGGCCGCCGGGTGGTGTTGGCGGTATGGATAGTGCGCGCGGGCGCGTCGGTGCCGGACCGATGCGTGGTTCGCGCGGTGGAATGCGAAGTCAACCGTACGGTTCTTACGGAGCGACTCGTGCGGCACCGGGCGGCGGAGCGGTGGCAGGTTATGGGCCACGCGCAAGCTACGGAACCGGCAGCCGCTACGAGGGATCCTACAG GAATGATGTAGGATACAGTTCCTCGAGCAGCGCGTACGGTTACGGGTACACGAGCAACGGCGGAGGTTATGGCAGCACGCGCCACTCGAGTAGTGAAGATCGTCGCGGTTTCACGCTACCCTCATACCCAGCCGATCAGAGCAGAGCGGCGTATGGTAGCTCTTATGATGGCTATTCGGGCTATGATAATTACAGCAGCGGCTATGGATACGATACCAGCCAAGCGTCAACGAGCTACCAACGGTGGCCATCTTCGTCCACTTCTGCGGCAGATAGCTA CTCCTACGGTGGTGGCTATTCGCAGGCaccggtcgatggtggtgccgcgGGCCCAAGCACAGACTATAGTCAATCCTATCCTGCGATGGGTGGTGGCTCATCCGGATACCG CTCGCCGGCGGCCTCTGCCGCTGTGCCACCCTACCGCAGCTCGGAGTCCGGTTACGGACccccaccatcatcctctGGTAGAAGGTTTTGA
- the LOC125949152 gene encoding endonuclease III-like protein 1: protein MLNRVLCLARTSIMESKSPYFSPKKTRNFAKQQGLSLLQKVTRATKATEEKQAEPKAAPRATKTKKDSQTDAAEIKIEPGKGRKRNIRTESAPVAAGAVQVKVEPLPEEEFPLTRPAEAGEILIKEEPITGGSPVKRQLEDKVGPQSDAAVIKVEPGKGRKRNIRTESALAAAAVRVKVEPVLEEELQLVRPAENEKTPTKREPLEDGSAVKRNLKIEVGSGLPDVPEKEGKWEPANWRQMLENIRQMRKDNPAPVDTMGCDQFAQDTENLIPAREKRYHCLVSLMLSAQTKDTVNHECMMRLKKHGLTPESIVGTDATVLEKLIYPVSFYKNKTKFIKQASQILLDQYGGDIPDSIEGLLKLPGVGKKMAHLCMGSAWNVVTGIGVDTHVHRISNWLKWVPKETKTPEDTRQALEKWLPFELWEEVNHLMVGFGQTICTSTYPRCNDCMNAPICPARGKHGIRRTPIKKEIKAEDLEF from the exons ATGCTAAATCGTGTCTTGTGTTTGGCACGCACCTCGATCATG GAATCGAAATCTCCCTACTTTTCGCCGAAGAAAACTCGCAATTTTGCGAAACAACAGGGTCTGAGTTTGCTCCAGAAAGTAACTCGCGCCACGAAGGCCACGGAAGAGAAGCAGGCAGAACCGAAGGCTGCGCCACGTGCGACAAAGACCAAAAAGGATTCACAAACGGATGCTGCGGAGATCAAAATAGAACCTGGTAAAGGCCGTAAGCGAAACATTCGCACGGAATCAGCTCCCGTTGCGGCGGGTGCTGTTCAAGTTAAGGTGGAACCACTACCAGAGGAGGAGTTTCCACTAACTCGCCCTGCAGAAGCCGGGGAAATACTAATCAAGGAGGAACCGATCACGGGCGGGTCACCTGTTAAGAGACAACTAGAAGATAAAGTAGGACCACAATCGGATGCTGCGGTGATCAAAGTAGAACCTGGTAAAGGCCGTAAGCGAAACATTCGTACCGAATCAGCTCttgcggcggctgctgttcGAGTAAAGGTGGAACCAGTGCTCGAGGAAGAGCTTCAACTGGTTCGCCCTgcggaaaatgagaaaacacCAACCAAGCGAGAACCTCTAGAGGATGGGTCGGCGGTCAAGAGAAACCTAAAAATTGAAGTAGGATCTGGCTTACCGGATGTTCCGGAGAAGGAAGGTAAATGGGAGCCAGCCAACTGGCGCCAGATGTTGGAAAATATCAGACAAATGCGTAAAGACAATCCGGCTCCGGTCGATACGATGGGGTGCGATCAGTTCGCACAAGACACAGAGAATTTGATTCCAGCGCGTGAGAAGCGATACCACTGTCTCGTGTCGCTGATGCTGTCCGCTCAAACGAAGGACACCGTGAACCACGAATGCATGATGCGCTTGAAAAAGCACGGATTGACCCCCGAATCGATCGTTGGCACGGATGCCACGGTGTTGGAGAAGCTGATCTATCCGGTCAGTTTCTATAAG aacaaaaccaaattcatcaaacaagCATCACAGATCCTGCTGGACCAGTACGGCGGAGATATTCCGGATAGCATCGAGGGATTGCTCAAATTGCCCGGCGTTGGTAAAAAGATGGCTCACCTGTGCATGGGCTCCGCCTGGAATGTCGTCACCGGCATCGGTGTCGATACGCATGTACATCGCATCTCCAACTGGCTCAAGTGGGTgccgaaggaaacgaaaacgcCGGAAGATACTCGGCAGGCGCTTGAGAAATGGCTCCCGTTTGAGCTGTGGGAAGAGGTAAACCATCTGATGGTGGGCTTTGGGCAAACGATCTGCACCTCGACCTATCCGCGCTGCAACGATTGCATGAACGCGCCGATCTGTCCGGCACGCGGGAAACATGGCATCCGTCGCACCCCAATCAAGAAGGAGATTAAGGCCGAAGATTTGGAGTTTTAA
- the LOC125949181 gene encoding uncharacterized protein LOC125949181, producing the protein MKLTIKILKGEEYIVETTPDSTILQIKEEIEKKSTIPVEYQKLLLIGKALSDEKTVASYGNITDGTKLTLVVKKPDPLRDVVYRHFKRFLQEEQSQQLTAKFMDDFEHKLRLLSLDDLEKIATEMLAKKGQSV; encoded by the exons ATGAAGCTTACAATTAAGATATTAAAAGGCGAAGAATATATTGTTGAG ACCACGCCAGACTCCACGATACTACAGATAAAGGAGGAAATCGAGAAGAAAAGTACGATCCCAGTCGAATACCAGAAGCTGCTCCTTATCGGAAAGGCGCTGTCGGACGAAAAGACGGTCGCATCGTACGGCAACATCACGGATGGCACTAAGCTAACGCTCGTCGTCAAAAAACCGGATCCCCTGCGAGACGTAGTTTATCGGCACTTTAAGCGATTTCTCCAGGAAGAACAATCCCAGCAACTGACGGCTAAGTTTATGGATGATTTTGAGCACAAGTTGCGTCTACTTAGTCTTGACGATTTAGAGAAAATTGCTACCGAAATGTTAGCGAAAAAGGGACAGAGCGTGTAA
- the LOC125949154 gene encoding prostatic acid phosphatase → MVAGPAILGGRARSLTLRVLLLAAGVQLLFATPTLQQEQPEGTLIFAHVLFRHGDRTPIDPYKNDPWKDASHWSAGWGQLTNAGKLHHLQLGKWLRARYNSLLRPTYSNDELYVRSTDVDRTLMSAEANLAGLYPPQGSDVWDSGLSWQPIPVHTVPEELDAVLAAKKRCPAFDHALKVYRQSEPYHSYNNSLAPLYRYLTEHTGQTVNSMSAVQNLYSCLLIEELNNFTLPDWTKEVYPEPLSSISAMTFAVKTNTSQLARLKMGPLVKEILNRFRSKAAGKLKPDRSLWIYSAHDVTVASLLNALRVFELHNPPFAACIMLELRRPVNGGDPYVQVFYKNTTDDKPLLLPIPECGEQCPLDEMFKIYDDILPKNWDSECELSLLSLSYVEADLHSTTGMLGIILLTASTVLVLLTVIVVVRRRNSMHSERWYLRIDG, encoded by the exons ATGGTAGCCGGCCCGGCGATCCTCGGCGGGAGAGCCCGGTCATTGACTctgcgcgtgctgctgctagctgcgGGAGTCCAATTACTTTTTGCGACCCCCACtctgcagcaggagcagccagAGGGGACACTTATTTTTGCACATGTG CTCTTCCGCCACGGTGATCGCACGCCGATAGATCCGTACAAGAATGATCCTTGGAAGGACGCTAGCCACTGGTCGGCCGGCTGGGGCCAACTGACGAAT GCCGGAAAACTGCATCACCTGCAGCTTGGCAAATGGCTGCGCGCCCGGTACAACAGCTTGCTGCGACCAACGTACAGCAACGATGAACTCTATGTTCGTTCCACCGACGTAGATCGGACGCTGATGAGTGCGGAAGCAAACCTGGCCGGGCTATATCCTCCGCAAGGATCAGACGTGTGGGATTCCGGACTGAGCTGGCAACCCATTCCGGTTCATACGGTTCCGGAAGAGTTGGATGCCGTGCTGGCAGCGAAAAAGCGTTGTCCAGCGTTCGACCACGCGCTGAAGGTGTACCGCCAATCGGAACCATACCACTCGTACAACAATTCCCTTGCACCGCTGTACCGCTATCTGACGGAGCACACTGGACAAACGGTCAATTCCATGTCTGCCGTACAGAACCTGTACAGCTGTCTGTTGATCGAGGAGCTGAACAACTTCACGCTCCCCGACTGGACCAAGGAGGTGTATCCGGAGCCACTGAGCAGTATTTCTGCCATGACGTTTGCCGTGAAGACGAACACATCGCAGCTGGCCCGGCTCAAGATGGGACCGCTGGTGAAAGAGATTCTGAACCGATTCCGCTCGAAGGCGGCCGGCAAACTAAAACCAGATCGATCGCTGTGGATATACAGTGCGCACGATGTGACGGTGGCTAGTTTGTTGAATGCGCTGCGAGTATTTGAGCTGCACAATCCCCCGTTCGCGGCCTGCATTATGCTCGAGTTACGCCGACCGGTTAACGGTGGCGATCCGTACGTGCAGGTATTCTATAAAAACACGACCGACGACAAACCGCTCCTGCTGCCTATTCCGGAATGTGGCGAACAGTGTCCGTTGGATGAGATGTTTAAGATCTACGATGATATTCTGCCGAAGAATTGGGACAGCGAATGTGAACTGTCGCTGCTTTCCCTGTCGTACGTCGAGGCAGATCTGCACTCTACCACTGGGATGCTGGGAATCATTCTCCTAACCGCGAGCACGGTCTTGGTCCTGCTGACCGTGATAGTCGTTGTGAGGCGTCGGAACAGTATGCACAGCGAACGGTGGTATCTGCGAATCGATGGGTAA
- the LOC125949113 gene encoding uncharacterized protein LOC125949113 codes for MSHNSNDDNFWAMNQQQPPQLQPPPPHLYPAAHAQQHPAVTLLPVSHALPPHLQQPPHHLPHHPHQHHHPQLLPQLPVPTGPAAGFYNSGGVPNSGRPSLGDAGFAGANGNVFPHGHPPVEDEYTMTDSYGQLIKVVYQTQPPQGGLVRPQEDNVRDYNPPAATKQQYELFSNSSNLISAAPGFGFLFHHQQQQQPESSQQQQQQPTPLPQPSQLHQFTSIAQQSVTATQASSTLQDKENGNSNNTSSMLINQLVGNLAPTISGQYLPFGGNTSAVGPSTLLSEPLQRQQTPAASPMSVDPLDGNANPSPTKTTSGAKPIVNPVPPTISATANNGVAVSSSSSSSSTSSPSSNATNRSTSTIATTSTAAVYNQQNDDNSAKLDQNVNKKQRIVAEVKPMRMSYSDVLSKKPNAAGGATGATAGFTVGTGNNSVSAALSANATVNSGVGGATAAGAGGGSNGNKTSASNGSGPNSMSSKNVSKGEKRGEGKKANGNVAAERKLPSAGANNRSSDGTMKRNNGGPNPTGISAGGFPSVVEANGTGLSVKSVHDKMRKMDSKANSKREKGSRNGTASTEMSDGANKKGRSRRTEDTGSDVGDAGGVESAGSESANGVNDENIGLHEETEEDFDEDDSEEYDQESVSEQSEQQHHQQQQPSKSNAGQSQQQFVYNVKKTVGANDTHIEKIVNSQRGSAASVAHRKGGSRGATSTIYRGPGKQQQPDNRTGGKRSVRSRKNEKYAFAQKLLQKWFEYMVLIVRWLWSLVSDVVYLSIRLAWDYALAGYQYCWQHISTIRQDFRKNSSRPGAWLRGVWQAFDGRFEKESRWAFWRHCWRKKADAETGPTGRAGTHHHKDHGRLPSTADEAMSSLLNCKGKDAYSILGVSPDCSQEQIRKHYKKIAVLVHPDKNKQPGAEEAFKVLQRSFELIGEQETRKEYDQSLAEALNAEKAWSEINDLLTQLHTKISEAANTIRCSSCCLRHPRKPTGRAHFAARECSSCKVRHPAKEGDIWAETSCFGLRWKYLAMMEGNVYDITEWANCQKGALSHLQPNSHVVQYRIVLGSSSSGASSSQQHQQHSAGMQQDKESLGRSRKEPTVNEPNLDDFLNNIYAGQNQQAAGQAASGSRRRYRRN; via the exons ATGTCGCACAACTCGAACGACGACAACTTTTGGGCCatgaatcagcagcagcctccgCAGCTCCAGCCTCCGCCACCGCATCTGTACCCGGCAGCGCACGCCCAACAGCATCCGGCAGTGACCCTGTTGCCCGTTTCGCACGCACTTCCACCGCActtgcagcagccaccgcatcatcttcctcatcatccgcatcagcatcatcatccacagcTCCTGCCGCAGTTGCCGGTGCCGACTGGACCGGCAGCCGGGTTCTATAACAGCGGTGGAGTTCCCAACAGCGGCAGACCCTCGTTGGGAGACGCTGGCTTCGCTGGCGCCAATGGAAACGTGTTTCCGCACGGACACCCACCGGTGGAAGATGAGTACACGATGACGGACTCGTACGGGCAGCTGATCAAGGTGGTGTACCAGACGCAACCACCACAAGGGGGACTCGTGCGTCCGCAAGAGGATAACGTTCGCGACTACAACCCACCTGCCGCTACGAAGCAACAGTATGAACTGTTCTCGAACTCGAGCAACCTCATCTCGGCTGCTCCCGGTTTTGGATTCCTgttccatcatcaacagcaacaacagccagaATCgtctcaacagcagcagcagcagcccactcCACTTCCGCAACCATCGCAACTGCACCAGTTTACTTCGATTGCCCAACAGTCAGTTACGGCGACACAAGCTTCCAGCACTTTGCAGGataaggaaaacggaaacagcaacaacacgagCAGTATGCTCATTAATCAGCTGGTGGGCAACTTGGCACCAACGATTTCAGGTCAGTATTTACCATTCGGTGGCAACACCAGTGCGGTGGGGCCCTCGACGCTGCTGAGTGAACCTctgcaacggcagcaaacCCCTGCTGCAAGCCCCATGTCCGTCGATCCGCTAGATGGCAACGCAAATCCATCGCCTACCAAGACTACGAGTGGTGCGAAACCGATTGTAAATCCCGTGCCGCCTACCATCTCGGCGACAGCCAACAATGGAGTAGCagtttcttcgtcgtcgtcgtcgtcgtcaacatcGTCGCCCTCGTCGAATGCAACCAATCGTAGTACCAGTACGATCGCTACTACATCGACCGCTGCCGTCTATAATCAACAGAACGACGACAATTCTGCCAAGCTGGATCAGAACGTTAACAAGAAACAACGTATCGTGGCGGAAGTAAAACCGATGCGTATGTCCTACTCGGATGTACTAAGCAAGAAACCGAATGCTGCCGGAggtgctactggtgctactgcagGTTTCACCGTGGGCACCGGTAATAACAGCGTCTCAGCAGCTTTGTCCGCGAATGCCACGGTGAATAGTGGAGTCGGTGGTGCTACGGCTGCAGGAGCTGGCGGAGGATCTAATGGAAACAAAACGTCCGCTAGTAATGGCTCAGGCCCGAACTCTATGTCCTCTAAAAACGTCTCGAAAGGAGAGAAACGAGGAGAAGGTAAAAAAGCGAACGGTAACGTTGCTGCAGAGCGCAAGCTTCCGTCTGCTGGCGCAAACAATCGTTCGAGCGACGGTACGATGAAGCGGAACAACGGTGGACCGAATCCTACCGGAATTAGCGCTGGAGGGTTTCCTTCGGTAGTAGAAGCTAACGGCACCGGTCTGTCGGTTAAATCTGTACACGACAAAATGCGTAAAATGGACAGCAAAGCTAATtccaaaagagagaaaggctCTCGGAACGGCACTGCTAGTACTGAGATGTCGGATGGAGCCAATAAGAAAGGTCGGTCCCGTCGCACGGAAGATACCGGAAGCGATgtcggtgatgctggtggcgttGAGTCTGCGGGTAGCGAATCAGCGAATGGTGTTAACGATGAAAACATTGGCTTGCACGAAGAAACGGAGGAAGATTTCGATGAAGACGACTCGGAGGAATATGATCAGGAAAGCGTATCTGAACaatccgagcagcagcatcaccaacaacaacagccgtcGAAATCCAATGCTGGCCAGTCGCAACAACAATTCGTATATAATGTCAAGAAAACCGTTGGAGCAAACGATACACATATCGAGAAAATCGTAAATTCACAACGTGGATCGGCTGCGTCGGTAGCACACCGTAAGGGCGGTAGTCGCGGTGCCACCTCTACCATCTATCGTGGTCCGggtaaacagcagcaacctgaCAACCGGACTGGTGGCAAgcgttccgttcgttcacGTAAGAATGAAAAGTACGCGTTCGCTcagaagctgctgcagaaaTGGTTCGAGTACATGGTACTGATAGTCCGCTGGCTCTGGTCTCTCGTTAGTGATGTGGTTTACTTGAGCATCCGGCTGGCCTGGGACTATGCACTGGCCGGCTACCAGTACTGCTGGCAGCATATCAGCACGATACGTCAAGATTTTCGTAAAAACTCGTCCCGACCAGGTGCCTGGTTGCGCGGCGTTTGGCAGGCATTCGATGGACGTTTCGAGAAGGAGTCGCGATGGGCGTTCTGGCGTCACTGTTGGCGGAAGAAAGCGGATGCGGAAACGGGCCCTACCGGTCGAGCCGGAACTCATCATCATAAGGACCATGGACGATTGCCATCGACGGCTGATGAAGCGATGTCTTCCCTGCTGAACTGTAAGGGAAAGGATGCGTACAGTATTTTAGGTGTGAGTCCGGATTGCTCGCAGGAGCAGATACGCAAGCATTACAAGAAGATAGCGGTGCTGGTACACCCCGACAAGAACAAGCAACCCGGTGCGGAAGAAGCGTTCAAGGTGCTGCAGCGATCGTTCGAGCTGATCGGTGAACAGGAAACGCGCAAGGAGTACGATCAGAGCCTAGCTGAGGCACTGAATGCCGAGAAAGCGTGGTCCGAGATCAACGATTTGCTAACGCAGCTGCACACTAAAATATCGGAAGCGGCCAATACGATAAG ATGCAGCAGTTGTTGTTTGAGGCATCCACGCAAACCCACGGGACGTGCACATTTCGCTGCACGCGAATGTAGTTCTTGCAAGGTGCGACACCCAGCAAAGGAG GGTGACATATGGGCGGAAACGAGCTGTTTCGGCCTACGCTGGAAGTATCTTGCGATGATGGAGGGCAACGTTTACGACATTACCGAATGGGCTAACTGCCAAAAGGGCGCTCTTTCACACCTGCAGCCGAATTCTCACGTCGTACAGTATCGCATCGTActcggcagtagcagcagtggcgcTAGTAgctcacagcagcaccaacaacactcGGCGGGCATGCAGCAGGATAAGGAATCGCTTGGACGATCACGAAAAGAGCCAACCGTGAA TGAACCAAATTTGGACGATTTCCTGAATAACATCTACGCCGGACAGAATCAGCAAGCTGCTGGACAGGCTGCTTCGGGATCGAGGCGACGATACCGTAGAAACTAA
- the LOC125949179 gene encoding trafficking protein particle complex subunit 6b, whose protein sequence is MAEEAIFEFLHSEIVNYTLNKEHGKEKDLSTLEFMGYTTGYRIIERLTREWPRFKDELDTMKFICTDFWSSIYRKQIDNLRTNHQGVYVLQDNAFRFLTRLSAGSQYLEHAPKFVAYTCGLVRGSLANLGITSTVTAEVQTMPSCKFHIQVNRT, encoded by the exons ATGGCGGAGGAGGCGATTTTTGAGTTTCTACATTCCGAAATAGTGAATTACACGCTGAACAAAGAACATGGCAAG GAAAAGGACCTTTCTACGCTTGAGTTTATGGGCTACACGACGGGTTATCGGATTATCGAACGGCTAACGCGCGAATGGCCACGGTTTAAGGACGAGCTGGATACGATGAAGTTCATCTGTACCGACTTCTGGAGCTCCATCTACCGCAAGCAGATCGATAATCTGCGCACGAACCATCAGGGAGTGTACGTGCTGCAGGACAACGCGTTCCGGTTCTTGACGCGATTATCGGCTGGTTCGCAATATCTGGAGCACGCACCAAAG TTTGTGGCCTACACCTGCGGGTTGGTGCGCGGCAGTCTGGCCAATCTCGGTATCACGAGTACGGTAACGGCAGAAGTACAGACAATGCCCTCATGCAAGTTTCATATACAAGTGAACCGAACCTGA